In one window of Oncorhynchus kisutch isolate 150728-3 linkage group LG16, Okis_V2, whole genome shotgun sequence DNA:
- the LOC109906414 gene encoding microfibrillar-associated protein 3-like yields MSRSSGYGFSLLLLSTISLYTAGVLSAVSDRNSTENGTVADGGFVPLVFSKVSQIIAREGNCALIDCNVTGEPVPNIQWFNSHGDLLDTDTSDKWLLTDDGILNITEITFADRGKYTCMASNVHGSANCTVTMRVVLHSGDLGAYYVVVCLVTFTIIMILNITRLCMMSSHLKKTEKAINDFFRTEGAEKLQKAFEIAKRIPIITSAKTLELAKVTQFKTMEFARYIEELARSIPLPPLIMNCRTFMEEILEVVGVEEMRHTFLRQAPEGHHMGGALGCRAALVQGALVGVGPGDVFTILRERDRERERERSGSPAADSDDASLHEQPQHIAIQVSIHPPLPMEAPALAEATPSSPPPLAPLHLEEEQEEQGSEPEQEPVEEAALGVELEAELDPEVTTKLQPGQVIYESYV; encoded by the exons ATGAGTCGGTCAAGTGGCTACGGTTTTAGCCTCTTGCTACTGTCAACTATCAGCCTCTACACCGCCGGGGTTCTATCGGCGGTTTCAGATAGAAACAGCACAGAAAACGGCACGGTGGCAGATGGTGGATTTGTCCCCCTGGTGTTCTCGAAAGTAAGCCAGATCATCGCCCGCGAAGGTAACTGCGCGCTGATTGATTGCAACGTCACTGGAGAGCCTGTACCGAATATACAGTGGTTCAACTCGCATGGAGACCTGCTGGACACGGATACAA GTGACAAGTGGTTGCTGACGGACGATGGCATCCTCAACATCACAGAGATCACGTTCGCCGACCGTGGCAAGTACACGTGCATGGCGTCCAACGTGCACGGCAGCGCCAACTGCACGGTGACCATGCGCGTGGTCCTGCACAGCGGGGACCTGGGGGCCTACTACGTGGTCGTGTGCCTCGTCACCTTCACCATCATCATGATCCTCAACATCACGCGTCTCTGCATGATGAGCAGCCACCTGAAGAAGACTGAGAAGGCCATCAACGACTTCTTCCGCACTGAGGGCGCCGAGAAG CTCCAGAAGGCGTTTGAAATCGCCAAGCGTATCCCCATCATCACGTCAGCCAAGACCCTGGAGCTGGCCAAGGTGACCCAGTTCAAGACCATGGAGTTTGCCCGCTACATCGAGGAGCTGGCCCGCAGCATCCCGCTGCCCCCGCTCATCATGAACTGCCGCACCTTCATGGAGGAGATCCTGGAAGTGGTGGGGGTTGAGGAGATGAGGCACACGTTCCTCCGCCAGGCCCCAGAGGGGCACCACATGGGCGGGGCATTGGGATGCCGGGCGGCCCTGGTGCAGGGGGCCCTGGTCGGGGTGGGGCCCGGCGACGTCTTCACCATCCTccgggagagagatagggagcgagagagggagcgtTCTGGATCCCCTGCAGCGGATTCTGACGACGCGTCGTTGCACGAGCAGCCTCAGCACATCGCCATCCAGGTGTCCATCCACCCCCCGCTGCCCATGGAGGCCCCAGCTCTGGCCGAGGCCACGCCTTCATCTCCTCCGCCATTGGCTCCCCTGCACCTAGAGGAGGAGCAAGAGGAGCAGGGTTCCGAGCCGGAGCAGGAGCCAGTGGAGGAGGCGGCATTGGGGGTGGAGCTGGAGGCGGAGCTAGATCCAGAGGTTACTACTAAGCTACAGCCTGGTCAGGTGATTTATGAAAGCTATGTGTAA